The nucleotide window AAAAACATTTCCCTGACGATCCAGCAGGACGGCAACGGCGCGGCCTCCGTGCAAATCCTCGACAAGCTCAACACCGGCCCGCTGATCCGCGCGTTTAATTCCGCAGGCACGGGCGTCGCCGCGCTCATCGACGCCACCGTGCAAGGATACTGAGCACCCAATTTCAACCCACTTAAACCATGTCACTTACTGTCGCACCCAACGTCGATTTCACCAGCGCGCCCTCGCAGGCTGCTTTCAAAACGGCCCTCAATACGCTCCTCAACGAGATGCGCACCAACGGCGCGGCCCTTGGTGACATTCGCGGGATTAAAAACAGCTTCATCAATGCCGCGATGCGTGTTGACTGGCGCAACCGTGGATCAGCCCAGACAATCACCGCTGGTGCCGCTTTGGCCTACACTGTTGATCGCTGGTATGCCTATTGCACCGGGGCTAACGTAACCGGCCAGCAAATCACGGCTTCGGGCCAGAAGCGCTACCGCTTCACGGGCGCGGCCTCGGTCACTGGCGTTGGCTTTGCCCAGCGCATCGCCGCTGAAAACTCCGCGCACTTGGCCAGCACCACGGCAACAGTGCAGGTCAAATTAGCCTCGTCATCCCTCACCTCAATCGGCTGGGCGGCCTATTACGCCAACACGACCGACACCTTCGGCACGCTCGCCAGCCCCACCCGCACGAGCATCGCCTCGGGCACGTTCACGATCAACTCCACTGAGGCGACCTACTCCGCACAGATCAGCGTCCCATCGGGGGCGATCACCGGCATCGAGATCGTGTTCACGGGCGGCGCTCTACTTGGCTCGCAGACGCTCACCATCGGGGATGCGCAGCTTGAGGCGGGTGCATCCCTGACCCCATTTGACCGCATCCCCTTAACTGCCGACATCGCCGCGTGCTCATATTATCTCCCTGTGATCAATTTCGGGGGTTATGGGTTTACGGGTCAGGCATATTCCGCCTCGTCAACCCGTACATGGGTGGCGTTCCCATTCCCTGCGCGGGTTGCTCCAACAGGTTGCTCTTCTCTCACTGGCCTCACTGCATCAGCCGCCAACTTGGCATCTGCGGGCGGCACCCCGACTTTCGCGTCGGCAACTACAAGCGGAGCGTCGATCGACGTTTCTGGTGCTTCTGGCCTCACTCTTGGTTATGCTTCTGCCCTGCAAGGGACCGCCAATGTTCACTTCAACGGTTGCGAATTATGAAAACCTACAAACAAAACCCTATCGGCACATTTGATAAATATTTTGAGGGCATTCTTGTCGCTCACTGCATCAGCACAGACGCCGAGTTTGTCGCATGGTGCGAAGCAGGCAACACGCCCACGCCCTACGTCCCGCCCGCGCTGACGGTCGCTGACTACATCGCCGCCACGCAGATGCACCTCGATGCCCAAGCTCAGGCATGGGGCTACGACGACCTTAAGAGCGCCTGCACCTACGTTGGCGATCCGTACCCGCGTTTCGCTGCCGAAGCCCTCGCCCTGCGCAACTGGCGCTCCCAAGTCTGGGCCTACCTCGACTCCACCAGCGCGGCCCCGCTGCCCGAAGTGCTACCGACCGTGGCGCAGTTCATCGCGCTTCTGCCAACCGCTCCAACGCGCCCTTTAGTCGAGTGATCACAACGGAGAACAGAACCTTTTCCGCACCCGCCAAGGGCATCGCTGACACCGCTGCTTATGGCGTTTCGGACGGCGAGGCGATAACCCGTTGCACGTTCATAGGCGGCAAGGGCAGCGAGGCGCTTAAGCTCTCAAGCAACGTGGCCAGCGCCCTTATTCAGAGCTGCACGTTGTCGGGTGGAGTTGAGGATTGCGTGGACATCCTCGGCGCAAGGCACGCTACGTTTATCGGCTGCGTGTTTGCCCGCTGCAACGCCGTGCGCGACTGCACCATCAAGGGCGGTGCTCATTCGATCATGTTCGTCGATTGCCACGGCCTGCGCTACATTAAGGCGGGCGACTGCACTATCTACGAAAAGGCGGGCCTCGGCGAACCCGTGAGCGGTTGCCATGTTAAAAACCCTGACGGCCGCAAAACCCTAGTGCTCTGCCTCAACTCGGAACCTTTCACGGGCGACGTTGTTAACCTTCGCGTGCCCAGGCTGATCGTACGCCTCTATTTCTGGGCGCGGTGGCGGTTCTTCCCGAACTGATCGCGTGACCGCAGTGGCCTTGCATCACCCCTGCAAGACTAGCGCAGTGCGTGGGTAGATGAACCGGAATCAGGCGAATGAAACGGCCTGATTCATCAAACCTTTGTCCAAACTCGTCAAACCTGATGGCGGTTTACACTAGTGGACGGTAAATACCGTCGCTTTTTATTGATGGCTGCTCGGGCTCACTGAACCGTGGCGAAGTCGCCGGCGTACCTTGGTCGTCCAAATGAAATGTGGGGTGCGTGGTGGTGATCGGCCCCGAAGGCTTAGCTGCCACTGCCTACAAACGCCGTGCGGCACCGTTGGTGATCATTTGATTTAAGCACAAAAAAGCCGCCACCGGTGAAGGTGGCGGCTTGGGGATGAAAACAAGTGTACCGTTAAGGCTTACTTGCCGCCGCGCGAACGCGACTCGGGACCGCCCGGGGTCACGATCGTCTGGTTCTGGAAGGTCGAACTCGGCGCGACGCTCTTGAGCATCTGCTTCTTCGGCGAACCACCAGGGCTGACCAAGTTGGCCGTCACAAAGATCAACAAGTTGCGCTTGCTGGTGGATTCGCCCTTGGAACGGAACAGCGCACCGAGGAAGGGAATGTCACCTAAGACCGGAACCTTGTCGCTGGTCTTTTTGACCTCTTCACGAGTCAGACCGCCCATCACCAAGGTAGCGCCATCCCATACCGTGACTTTGGTGGTGATTTCGCGCGTTGAGAAAATAGGCTGATAAAAGCCGGATGGCAACGTGACGGTGCTATCGCCTCCGATCGCCACACTTAGCCCGCCATATTCAACAAATCCTTCGAATTCGGTCACCTTGGGACTTAAATCAAGAGTGATGCTATAATCATCCTCCTCCACCGTTGGGGTCACCTTCAGCTCCACACCGACATTACGCATGGTGAACTCCTGAGGGGTGCCCGCCGTGATACTCACGGATCCACCACCACCGCCACCAGTAGTTGCCGCCGCCACAGTGCTTCGCGTCTCACCATACGACTGGGGATATCGCATTTCCTGGGCTACCACAATATTGGCGGGACTACCGGACAGAACCGTAACCTTTGGCGAGCTTAGCAGGTCTGAACCTGTTTTTTGCGATAATGCGCGAATCGAAGCAGCGACCTCTAATTCACCAAATACGGCGGTACCAGCAAACAAATTGCCAGACGCAGCCCCCAAAGCATTAGTACCCGGAAAAGTCGGAGCGCTTCCGAAGCGATCAGACGAATTAGTTGCATTGTCGCCGTTAAGATCCACTAGGTTTCCGTTGTCTAATAGCGCGCCTTGAGAGGCTCCACCCGTAGCGGAAAATGAAGAGGCCAGCGTACGATTAGAAGTTCCTAGCGACCGTCCAGTGATTCCAGCCACTGTTGCATTACGATTGGCCTGTCGAGCTGACCAGTTAACACCTAGTTCCTCGAGCGCGCCCTCCTGCACTTCCATGAACTTGGCCTCGATCTCAACCTGCTTCACATTGTCGTAGCGGTTAAGGATGTTACGGATTTTTTCGATATTCCGAGAAGTTTGATTCACCAGAATCGCCGAGCCGTCATAAACGAGACTGGAACCGGCGGTGGTGCTGAACTTCACACCGGCCTGCTCCAGGAAGTTCTGGATCGCACCGGATTCACCACCCGCGCTCGAACCGCCTGCACCAGCTCTACCGGCGGAAGGCGTCGCAAACGGATCAGCAGCTGCAGCGGGAGTCGCGCTGGCAGCACCGATGCCGGTCATACGGATCACGGTCGCCTTGGTGACCGAGAAGAATGCGCTTTCCAGCATCGAGGTGTCGCCACCCGGGCGCATAACGATGGTGTCAGCCTGCACCTCGTATTGGTAGCCGGTGGAGTCGGAGATCAGGTCGAGGATGCGCTTGAGCGACAAATTGCGCAGGGTGATACTAACGCTGGGGTTCTTGTTGGTGGGATCGACCAGGATAATGTTAACACCCTTCACGCCCTCGCTCTTGTCATACTCCTCGGAAACGGCGGACAAGGTGCTCACAACCTTAGCCAATTCTACGCCTTGGAAGTTGACGCTGGGAATGACGATGCTGGCGAGCTTTTGGGCGAGCGCCTGAGGGACAGCCGCCCTGGTGGCGTCAGCCCCACGGTCCACATAAACACCGGGGCGCTGCCAGGCATTGTTGACCTCCTCGAGCATCTGGG belongs to Opitutus sp. and includes:
- a CDS encoding type II secretory pathway, component PulD: MKLPKLPKPLVLSLAAPAMLALVVPAASLLAQGQTDTKIRLMSEALRARDSGDLDTAKKNLEELLAIAPSDATVQRLLAGVENQIALRTAAPAAASETAAPAATGEAAAPAVAATAPAKAGSKKDESAEADQLVKEENKRIKGLLADAKAKRSEARKLAKDGRFDDAAVVLTGAIASLPENPATTSTIADLQAEKNGLHMEKAQAALKQGHTEGARAALDAYAAATSDTKKVEKVARSIEATELNPPLQPIEKVSPGFIKDQKEIAKLVAKGRSQYLAGDLDGAQESFRAVETIDAGSPEAKSFLTRIASDKAKVGELNRGKSRAQMLEEVNNAWQRPGVYVDRGADATRAAVPQALAQKLASIVIPSVNFQGVELAKVVSTLSAVSEEYDKSEGVKGVNIILVDPTNKNPSVSITLRNLSLKRILDLISDSTGYQYEVQADTIVMRPGGDTSMLESAFFSVTKATVIRMTGIGAASATPAAAADPFATPSAGRAGAGGSSAGGESGAIQNFLEQAGVKFSTTAGSSLVYDGSAILVNQTSRNIEKIRNILNRYDNVKQVEIEAKFMEVQEGALEELGVNWSARQANRNATVAGITGRSLGTSNRTLASSFSATGGASQGALLDNGNLVDLNGDNATNSSDRFGSAPTFPGTNALGAASGNLFAGTAVFGELEVAASIRALSQKTGSDLLSSPKVTVLSGSPANIVVAQEMRYPQSYGETRSTVAAATTGGGGGGSVSITAGTPQEFTMRNVGVELKVTPTVEEDDYSITLDLSPKVTEFEGFVEYGGLSVAIGGDSTVTLPSGFYQPIFSTREITTKVTVWDGATLVMGGLTREEVKKTSDKVPVLGDIPFLGALFRSKGESTSKRNLLIFVTANLVSPGGSPKKQMLKSVAPSSTFQNQTIVTPGGPESRSRGGK